GCGCGAGTCCGGGCAGCGCGAGCAGGAGGAACGGCGACAGGGTGAAGAGGCCCCGCAGCGGGGAGAAGAACGACAGCGTGAAGGCGCGCGGATCCGGCGTGCGGATGCCCAGGAAGCCGCCCAGGTGCCACGGCTGGTAGGCCGCGTCGTTGAGGTGCTTGTAGCCCGTCTCCAGCGGGTGCCCGAAGGTGGCCTGGTGGTAGAGCCCCAGCGCCACGATGAAGGGCAGCGCGCCCAGCACGGCGAGCCCCGTGGCCCGCCCCAGCTTCTTCAGCCGCGCGGCCCAAGGCTCCGGGGCCTCCGGCGTGCCCAGCACGGTGAGGACGGCGTAGAGGATGAGTCCCAGCACGCCCAGCGCGCCGGTGTATTCAGCGGCGACGGTGGCGCCCGCGCACGCGCCGGCCACGACGTAGCCGCGCTCGCGCCATTCTCCGCGCGACAGCTTCCAGAGCGCGTAGAAGCCCGCGAAGAGCAGCACCGCCGTCGTCTGGTGGCTCATGAAGAGCAGTGAGTAGCTGAACGCGAGCGAGCCCAGCGCGTACGTCACCGTGACGCCGTCCGCGACGACGGGCGACAGGAACGCGGAGAGGAAGCGGCGCACCAGCCACAGCAGCCCCAGCGTGGGCAGCACCGTGAGGAAGAGGCGGCTGAAGAAGACGAGCGGCACCTCCGGCACGGCGTAGCGGTGGCTGCCGCCAATGACCCTCAGGCCCGCGTACACGGGCACCGCGGCGAAGGACAAAAGCGGCGCCTTGGACGGGTAGTAGCGGCCGTCCATCACGGACAGGTCGCCCACCGGGCCGTAGTCGCGCAGGGCGCGGTTGATCTCCAGCGTCCCGTCCTCCACCAGGGCGCGCGTCTGCCACAGGCGGCACAGCTCGTTGGGCGAGCGCAGGCCCGGGTGGTACGGGAAGAGGAGCACGTAGAGCGCCGCGACCGTGGCCCACACCGCCCTGGGCAGTCCCGCAGCGCGGGGCGCGGGCGCCACGGTGGGAGGCGCCGGGGCCGCGTCGGGAGACGGCGGGGAGGTGGGGTGGGGTTCGGCGCTCACGCGGGCATCAGACGGCGCGGGCGACGGCGAACAGGCTCATGCCCACGGGCAGCCGCACCTGTTGCTCGGCCTGGGCGATCAGGGGGGCCAGCGTGTCGTAGAGCTTGAGCTGGAGCTTGGGCACCGCGCGGCGGCGCAGGAGGCGGCTGTTGACGAACCAGCCCGGCAGGCCCACCAGGTTCATCCACTCCAGCGTGTCCACGCGGAAGCCGTTCTCCTGCAGCACCGCGCGCAGGGACTCCGGCGTGTAGCGGCGGTAGTGGCCCACGGCCTCGTCGATGGCGCCGAACAGCTGCGGCAGCGCCGGCACGAGGATGAGCACGCGGCCATCCGGCTGCAGAATCTGGCGGAAGCGGCGCACCGCGGACGCGTCGTCCGGGATGTGCTCCATCACGTTGGACAGCACGATGGTGTCCAGGTTCTCCGCCTTCAGCGCCTCCCAGTCCGCGAGCGCCACGTCGGACAGGTAGGGGCGCACGTGGGGCTTGCCGCGGAACATGTTCTTCAGGCGGTCCACGTAGAAGCGCTCCACCTCCAGCGCGACCAGGTGCTCCGCGCCGGCCTCCAGCTCGCGGGTGATGGTGCCGATGCCGGCGCCAATCTCCAGCACGCGGCGGCCCATGTGTTCGCGGAAGCGGCGGCCCAGCCACTGGTTGTAGTGGGTGGCGCCGTCCATGCGCTCCAGGGAGGAGTAGCCCTCGTGCTGGTTGTCCGCGTCGTCGCGCACGGTGGCGTAGCGCACCAGCGTGCGCAGGCGGGCCAGGTGCGCGGAGGCCGGGCGGCGCGGCACGGCCTGCAGCGGCGGCAGGGACACTTCCGTGAGGCGGAAGAGCTGCGCGGCCAGCTTCACCACCAGCTCCGCGTCCACCGCGTCGTCGTCGCTGGTGAGCTGGATGGAGCGCAGCGCCTCCGTGCGGAAGGCGCGCAGGCCGGTGAGCGGATCCGTCAGCGCCACGTCGGTGACGAAGCGGGTGATGCCGCCCAGCGCGCGCTCGGCCACCATCTCCGGCGACATGCCGGAGCGCCGGCCGAAGACGCCGTCCGCGGTGTCGTCCCGCAGGGGCTGCACCAGGGCGTCGTAGGTGTCGGGCGAGTAGGCGGCGTCCGGATCCTGGAGCACCGTGTGGGCGCCGGTGACGTGGGGCAGCGCGGCGCGGATGGCCGCCCCCTTGCCACCCTGGGCGGCGAGGACGTGGACGTTGGGACCGGGCGTGACGTCCACCGGCCCTTCACCCGCGAGCACGACCTGGGCCTGGCCGGACAGCGCGTGAGCGAACCGGGCGGCGGCGGCGGCGGTGGCGGGGTTGAAGGGCAGGACGACGGAAAGCGCAGGAACCATTGCGCCGCTCACTACCACAGGCGCCTCCAGGGTGCGCGTTCGCGGACCGGCGCGGATGGATGGGGGGCATCCAGGCGGCGTCGGTTGGATGGACAACCCGCCCCGCCCGTTGCACGCTCCGGGCGTTATTCCCCCAGCGCGATGTGGGTGCAGGTCGGGTCCGGATGAGTTCGGGCCGGTGGAGACCGCCCGCGGCAGCCACTTCCGGAGAGACGCGACGTGGAAGGAACGGTGTTGGACCCGGCCGGTGGGGCGCCCGGCGCGACGTCCGCGAGCGTGATGCACCGGCTGCGGGGCGTGTGGCGCCGGCGGTGGGTGATGCTCGGGGTGGCGTTGGCGGTCACCGCGCTCACGGCGGCGTGGACGCTGCGCCAGCCGCGCATCTACGCGGCCAGCACCTCGCTCATCATCGACGTCACCGCGCCGCGCATCCTCGACGGCGAGGTGAAGGAGGTGATGGGGGAGGAGCGCAGCAACTACTGGTTCAACAAGGAGTACTACGCCACGCAGAGCGAGATCATCACCTCGCGCGCGGTGGCCAGCCGCGTGGTGGACCGGCTGGGGCTGTCGAAGGACGCGTCCTTCCTGGGCCTGCCGGCGAACCAGGACCCGGAGGAGCGCGCGAAGGCGCTGGAGGACGCGGACGCCGTGGGGCTGTTGCGCTCGCGCATCCAGGTGGTGCCCGGCAAGGACTCGCGGGTGATGAACATTGGCGTGGAGGACGTGGACCCCGCGCGCGCGGCGCTGCTCTCCAACGAGGTGGCCGCCGCGTACATGGCGGAGAACCTGGCGCTCAAGCTGCGCACCACGGAGGAGGCGCGCACGTGGCTGGAGGGGCGCCTGGACGAACTGGGCCGCCAGTCCAAGGCCGGCGAGATGGCCGTCTACGACCTGAAGAAGGACGCGGACATGCTGTCCACGTCGCTGGAGTCGCGGCTGTCCATCGTCAGCGAGCGGATCAACTCCTACAACCTGAAGCTCACCGAGGTGCGCACGCGCATCGCGGCGCAGCAGGCGCGCGTGGACGCCATCCACCGGCTGCGCAAGGACGCCGGCAACGACGAGACGTGGGCGGAGGCCGTGCCCGGCGCGAAGGACGGCCCCATCCAAGATCTCAAATCGCGCTACGGCGAACAGAAGGCCGCGTGCGCGGAGCTGACCGAGCGTTACCTGCCGGAGCACCCGAAGCTCCTGGAGTGCAACCGAAAGCTGGACGTCGTGCGCGCGGACCTGCTCAAGAGCCTGACCAACGTGGTGCGCTCGGCGGAGACGCAGCTGGCGGAGGCGCAGGGCGAGGAGAAGAACCTCAACAAGCTCCTGGACGAGACCAAGGCCGAGGCCTTCCAGGTGAACAAGAAGGCCATCGAGTACGGACGGCTGCAGCGCGAGTCGGACAACAACCAGCGGCTCTATGAGCTGGTGCTCAAGCGGCTGAAGGACATCGAGCTGTCGGGCCTGCTGCGCACGAGCAACGTGCGCGTGCTGGACCCCGCGCGGCCGGAGCTGCTGCCGGTGCGGCCGCACACGCGGCGCAACCTGATGGTGGGCTGGGTGATGGGGCTGCTCCTGGGGCTGGGCGTGGCGCTGTTCCTGGAGATGCTGGAGAACACCGTCGGGTCGCAGGCGGACGTGGAGGACGTGCTGGGCCTGGCGTTCCTGGGCGTGGTGCCGCGCATGGAGGCCACGAAGGCGCCGGGCGACCGCGATCTGTACGTGCACCGCGCGCCGCGCTCGGCGGTGGCGGAGTGCTGCCGTGCGGTGCGCACGAACCTCTTGTTCATGTCGCCGGATCATCCCTGCAAGACGCTGGTGGTGACGTCCAGCGGCCCGCAGGAGGGCAAGTCCACCACGTGCATCAACCTGGGCGTGGCCATGGCCCAGAGCGGCAACCGCGTGCTGCTGCTGGACACGGACATGCGCCGGCCCCGGCTGCACCGCGCGTTCGGCGTGCCCAATGACCTGGGCATCAGCTCGCTGGTGGTGGGCGAGGGCTCGCTGGACAAGGCGGTGAAGAGCACGGAGGTGCCCAACCTCTTCGTGCTGCCGTGTGGCCCCCTGCCGCCGAACCCCGCGGAGCTCTTGCACACGCGTGCCTTCAAGGAGCTGCTGCGCGCGGCGGGGGAGAAGTTCGACCGCATCATCCTGGACAGCCCGCCGCTCAACGCGGTGGTGGACGCGGCGGTGCTCGCCACGCAGGCGGACGGCGTGGTGATGGTGCTCAAGGCGGGCCGGACGGACCGGAGCGCCGCGAAGCGCGCGCTGCGCTCGCTGGCGGACGTGCAGGCGCGGATGTTCGGCGCCATCCTCAACGACGTGGACCTGCGGCAGCCGCGCTACGGCGACACGTACCTGGGCTACCAGGGCTATGGCCCGACGCAGGACGAGCCCAAGGGCGGGGTGGCTCCGTCGTGAAGGGCGCGGGCCTGCGGGTGCTGCACCTGGGGAAGTTCTACCCTCCGGCCTCCGGCGGCATGGAGGCGCACCTGCGCACGCTGGCTCGCGCGCAGGCGTCGCTGGGCGCGCAGGTGGAGGTGCTGTGCGCGAACCACTCCGTGGATGGCACCGGGACGAGCCACGAGTTCCACGGGCGCAGCCCCACGCGTGAGGAGTGGGATGGGCCGGTGCGCGTGGTGCGCCTGGGGCGGCTCGCGTCGGTGGCGCGCATGGACGTGATGCCGTCGCTGCCGTTCATGCTCCGGCGGGCGCTGGCGCGGGGCGTGGACGTGGTGCACCTGCATGTGCCCAACCCGAGCATGGTGCTGGCGCTGGACGCGGTGCCTCGCCTGCCCGCGGTGGTGGTGACGCACCAGAGCGACATCATCCGGCAGAAGGTCGCGGGCGCGCTGTTCCGTCCGTTCGAGTGGATGCTGTACTCGCGCGCGGCGCGGCTGCTGGCCACGAGCGACGCGTACGTGCGCGGCTCGTCGCTGCTGTCGACGTTCAAGTCGAAGGTGCGGGTGCTGCCGCTGGGCATCGAGCTGGAGTCGTACCTGCGGCCTCCTTCCGCGGAAGCGCGCGAGGCCCAGGCGCGATGGACGGCGGAGGCGGCGGGCGGGCCGCTGTGGCTGATGGTGGGGCGGCTCGTCTACTACAAGGGGTTGTTCACGGCGCTGGAGGCGCTGGTGCACGCGCCGGGGCGGCTGGTCATCGTGGGCGAGGGGCCGCTGGCGGAGGAGGGGCGCGCGCGGGCGAAGGCGCTGGGCATTGAAGATCGGGTGACGTGGGCGGGGTACCTGTCGCCGGAGGCGCTGACGGGTGCGTACCGGGCCGCGACGGCCCTGTGGTTCCCGAGCAACGCGCGCAGCGAGGCGTATGGCCTGTCGCAGGTGGAGGCGCTGGCGAGTGGATTGCCCGTGCTCAACACCGCCGTGCCGGACTCCGGCGTGGCGTGGGTGAGCCTGCACGAGCGCACCGGCCTCACGGTGCCCGTGGGAGATGCGCGGGCGCTGGCGGCGGCGGCGCGCCGGTTGGTGGAGGAGCCGGGCCTGCGCGAGCGGCTGTCGCGCGGGGCGCTGGAGCGTGCGCGAGCGGAGTTCGCCCACGACGTGATGGCGTCGCGCAGCCTGGATCTGTACGCGGAGGCGCTCGGACGGCAGCCGGTGGCGGAGGAGCGGAGCGATGCCTCCGTCCAGCACGTCGCGGGCGGGCGCTGAAGGTCCGCGCATGCACGGGTCGCGAGCGTCTCATCGTGACGGTTCCGCGGAGGGCGGAGGTGGCTCGTCGCGTGCGTCAGGTGGCGCGCCGCTGCGCGTGCTGCACGTCTCCAGTGGCAACCTCTACGGCGGCGTCGAGACGCTGTTGCGCACGCTGGCGCTCGCGAGCGCGGACCGGACGGGCGGCGCGGTGCATGCGTTCGCGCTCTGCTTCGAGGGGCGCATCGCCGAAGAGCTTCGCGCGGCGGGCGCACCGCTGACGCTGCTGGGACCGGCGAAGGTGAGCCGGCCGTGGCGGGTCTGGGAGGCTCGGCGCTCGCTGATGGCGCTGCTCCAGCGGGAGGCGTTCGACGCGGTGGTGTGTCACGCGGCGTGGCCTCAAGCCATCTTCGGGCCGGTGGTGCGCACGGCCGGTGTTCCGTTGATCTTCTTCCAGCACGACGCACTGTCGGGCTCGCACTGGGTGGAGCGCTGGGCCCGGGTCACCTCGCCGGACCTGGCGCTGTGCAACAGCCGCTACACCGCGAGCACGCTTCCGAGCGTGTATCCGCGCACGCCGTGGCGCGTGCTCCATCCGCCCGTCCGCGACGGTGGCCCGGGCCTCATGGCTTCCGAGCGCACGTCGCTCCGGGGCGAGCTGGGCGCGGACGCGGCGGACGTCGTCATCGTCCATGCCAGCCGCATGCAGGAGTGGAAGGGGCAGCGGCTGCTCCTCGAAGCGCTGGGCCGGCTGCGCCAGGTGCCTCGCTGGAAGGCGTGGTTCGCTGGCGGTGCGCAGCGCCCGGAAGAAGTCGCCTACGAAGAGGGCTTGAAGGCCCAGGCCGTGGCCCTGGGCCTTGGGGATCGCGTGCGGTTCCTGGGACAGCGCTCGGATGTTCCCCGTCTGCTTCGCGCGGCGGAGGTGCACTGTCAGCCCAACACCGGGCCGGAGCCGTTTGGCCTGGCGTTCGTGGAGGCGCTCTACGCCGGTCTTCCCGTGGTCACCACCGCGTTGGGTGGACCGCTGGAGATCGTCGATGCGTCCTGCGGCGTGCTCGTGCCTCCGACGCCGGACGCCCTGGCCCAGGCGCTGCGCGGGCTCATCGAGGATGAAGCGGCTCGGCGGAAGCTGGGCAGCGGTGGCCCTGCTCGCGCGAAGGCGCTGAGCGCGCCGGACGCCTTCCTGTCGGCGCTGGAAGACGCGGTGCGCTCCGTGGCCCGGGAGTCCGTGGCATGAGTGGCGCGAGTCCTCGTCCTCAACTGCGCGGTCCCGGTGTGCTGCATCAGCGGTACGTGCGGCGCGCGCCGGAACCCGTGGCGCAGGTCGTGCCGGCTCCGGCGGCGTCTCCGGGGCTGCTCGGTTCGGGCGGCGTGGTGGTGGCGTTCATCGCGATGCTCTTCGTCTGCCAGCTCGCGCTGCTGGTGGAGGCGCTGGCGCCAGCGCGCGTCATCTTCCGCATCCTGTCGTTCGGCACGAGCCTGGCGCTGCTGGTGCTGGTGAAGGGCCCGCGCCTCAAGCACCCGGCGATGCCCTTCCTGCTCGCCTCGGCGGGGCTCACCGCGCTGAACTTCTTCCATCCCGGCACCAACACCCCGCTGGCGGCGGCCGCGCAGCTGGGCATCCAGATCTCCGTGTTCGCGCCCCTCTTCTGGGCGAGCCGCCTGCGCATCGACGCGAAGCTGTTCGGACGCGTCGTCCTGTTGCTCTTCCTGTTCAACATGGCGAGCGCCTCGCTGGGCATCCTGCAGGTGACCTTCCCCGGCCGCTTCCAGCCCGCCCTGTCCGCCATGGTCGAAAGCCAGGGCGAGGGCTACGTGCGCAGCCTCCAGTTCGAGACCGCGAGCGGCGCGCGCGTGTTCCGCCCCATGGGACTGACGGACGTCCCGGGCGGAGCCGCCACCGGCGCCTTCTATTCGGTGCTGCTGGGCGGCGCGTTCCTGCTCAGCCGCCAGGGCATGTCCCGGAAGGTGCTGGGCGCGGCGGGCATCGGAATCGGGCTCATCTGCCTCTACCTGGGACAGGTGCGCGTCGCGGCGGTGACGCTGATCGTCTGCATGGCGGCCATGGCGCTGGTGCTCACCGTGAGTGGCCGGTGGGTGCGGCTCGTGGCCCTGGCCGCGGTCGTGGGTGGTTTCGCGGTGGTGGCCTTCGGCTGGGCCGTCGCGGTCGGCGGCGACGCGGTGCTTACTCGCTGGAGCACGCTCACGGCCTCCGACCCGTCGCAGGTGTATCACTCCAACCGGGGCCGCTTCCTCGACGAGACCTTCGACCAGGTGCTCCCGGAGTTCCCCCTGGGCGCGGGCCTGGGTCGCTATGGCATGGCCAACGCCTACTTCGGCGACAACCTCGACCGCGAGAGTCCTCCGCTGTGGGCCGAAATCCAGTGGACGGCGTGGGCGTACGACGGAGGATGGCTGGGGCTCGTCTGCTATCCGCTCGCGCTGCTGGCGACGTTGTGGTGGGGCTTCCAGGTGGCGCGGCGCCGCGATGAGTCGGCGGGCGAGTTCTGGCTCTGGGGCAGCCTCCTCTTCGCGTATGACCTGGGCGCGATCGCGCAGACCTTCAGCTACCAGTTCTTCATGAGCCAGATGGGCATGGAGTTCTGGCTGCTCAACGCGGCCTTCTTCAGTGCGTACTGGAACCGGAATGCGGCCCTACACCCTCATCGCCGGTGACTTCGTCTCCACCGGAGGCATGGACCGCGCGAACCTCGCGCTGGCGGACTGGCTCGCGCGCCAGGGCGGCCCCGTGCGGCTGGTGGCGCACCGGGTGGAGGATTCGCTCCTGCGCTACCCCAACGTGCACTTCGTCCGCGTGCCCAAGCCCGCGAACGCGTACCTGCTGGGCGAGCCGTTGCTCGACGCCGTGGGACGCCTCTGGGCCGCGCGCACGCTGGCGCAGGGCGGACAGGTGGTGGCCAACGGCGGCAACTGCGAGGTGGCCGCCGCCAACTGGGTCCACTACGTCCACGCCGCGCACGCGCCCGAGCCCGCCGGCAGTCCGCTGCGCAGGCTGAAGGGCCACGTGAGCCACCGGATGCACCTGCGCAGCGAGCAGCGCGCGTTGCGCCGGGCGCGGATCATCCTGGCGAACTCGGAGCGCACGCGGCAGGACCTGCTGGCCGCCACGGGCGTGGAGGCATCCCGCGTCCACGTCGTGTACCTGGGCGGCGACCCGACGCGCTTCCCGTCCACGACTCCCGTGCTTCGCCGCGAGGCGCGCGCATCCCTGGGTTGGCCTCAAGACCGGCGGGTGGCGCTGTTCGTGGGCGCGCTGGGAGACCGGCGCAAGGGCTTCGACACGCTCTTCCATGCGTGGGCCCGGCTGTGCGCACGACGCGAGTGGGACGTGGACCTGTGCGTCGTGGGGACGGGTGCGCAGCGCGAATCATGGGAACGCGCGGCGCGTGAGCAGGGCCTGGGCGAGCGGATCCGCTTCCTGGGCTTCCGCGACGACGTGCCCCGCCTGATGGCCGCCGCGGACCTGCTGGTGTCCCCCACGCGCTACGAGTCCTATGGCCTGGGCGTGCACGAAGCGCTGTGCGTGGGCATCCCCGCGCTGGTGAGCCGCTCGGCGGGCGTGGCGGAGCGCTTCCCGTCCTCGCTCCAGGGGCTGTTGCTGGATGACCCCGAGGACTCGGGCGAGCTGGTGCGGCGCCTGGACGAGTGGCGGTCGCGCGGCGGGGACTGGATGCCCGCCGTGGCCGCGCTGTCTTCGGAGCTGCGGGCCTGGACGTGGGACGCGATGGCCGCGGCGGTGGTGGCCCGGCTGGAGGCGTGAGCCTCAGGCTCCGCGCTCGAGCACCTGCTCGAAGAAGTCGAGGTGCGCCTTGGCGACGACCGGCCAGGCGAAGCGGGACACGGCCCGCTCCCGGCCTCGCGCGGACAGCTCCTGGCGCTGCGCGGGACTCTCCAGCAGCTCCTCGAGCGCGGTGATCCATGCACCGCCGTACGCCTCCGGCAGGATGCGCCCGGCATCCCCCACGGTGTGCGGAATCTCACCGGAGTCGCTGGCGAACACGGGCACGCCACACGCGAAGGCCTCCGCGAGCATGCGGCCGAACTGCTCCTTCCACGCGGGCGTCGTCTGGCTGGGCGCGCAGAGCACGTCCATGGCGTTGAGCGCGCGAGGCACCTCCGCGTGCTTCACGCCCGTGATGATGCGCACGCGGTCCCCGTGGCGCGCGGCCCATGCGCGCAGGTCCACCTCCAGGGGGCCTCCGCCGACGAAGAGGGCTCGCCAGGGCGTGGCCATCCTGTCGAGCGCATCCATGAGGAGGCGCAGGCCCTTCTCCGGCACGAAGCGGCCCAGGTAGCCCACCACGGGCGGCCCTTCGGACGTCCAGCCCAGCCGTTCGCGGAAGGCGCGGCCCGCCTCCGGATCCGGGCGGAAGTGCTCCACGTCCACGCCCACGGGGATGAAGCGCGAGGGGCGCTGCTCGTAGCCGGGCCGGGCGAGGAGGTTGTCGTGCACCGTCTGGCCCCAGGCGATCCACCCCGCGGCCCGGCGCACGACGAAGCGCTCGGCCTGCGCGAAGGGCGGGGGATAGCGTTTGGTCAGGTTCTGGAACGTGCAGAAGACGAGCGGCACATGGGCCGGCGTCATCATCGCCACCTCCAGGCCGGAGAGCACGTAGGGCTCCTCCCACAGGTGCACCAGGTCCGCGCCCCGCGACAGGTGCGCATGCACCTCCGGCCCGTAGACGAAGCCGTGCAGCGAGCGGCTGAAGTACGCGGGCACGCCCTCCAGGTTCACGGCCTCGTGAGGGTCACGCTGGAGCACCAGCGGGCTCAGGTCTCCGTGGAAGGACTTCGGCGCCACGGCGGTGACGTCCCAGCGGCCGGCGCCCACGCGGGCCATCTCGTTGGCCAGTCGCCGGTTGAGGGTGACGACGTAGGAGTGCGAGACGGTGACGAGCTTCCGGGGACGCATCATGAGTGCCCTCGCGCGGGGACGAGGCTCCGGTACACGGCGAGGATGTCCCGGGCATAGCGCTCACGGGAGAAGCGGCGCACGGCGGTGTGGCGGGCCGCGCGGGCCAGGGTGTCTCGCAAGGCTTCGTCCTCCAGCAGCCGGCGCAGGGCCGCCGCGAGCGTGTTCGCGTTGCCGGGCTCGATGGCCAGCACGTCCTCGCCATCCCGCAGCGCTTCGGCCGCGCCGCTCGACTTCGAGATGACGGCGGCCCGGCCGCAGGCGAGCGCCTCCGCGATGGTGAGGCCGAAGGGTTCGCGGCGGGTGCTCGCGTGCACGAAGACGTCCAGGGCCCGGTAGACGCGGGCGGGCTCGGGCTGGAAGGGCACGAAGCCCACGCGGCCCGTGAGGCCGTGGCGCTCCACCTGTTCGCGAAGCTCCGCGTCGGTGAACTGCGAGCCGGCCGTGCGGTAGAGCGGCGCGCCCACCAGGTAGAAGCGCACGGGCAGGGCCGGTGCCTGACGCGCCAGCAGGGCCGCGGCCTCCAGGAAGACGTCGTGCCCCTTCCAACGCGCGTACGTGGCCACGAGCCCCACGCGCAGCGTTCCCGGAGGCGCGGGAGGCAGCCCGGCCAGTGCATCCAGGTGCGCGCCATCTCCGGCGGCCGGAGAGAACCGCTCCACGTCCACGCCGTTGGGCACGACATGCACGGGCACCTTCCCGAGCACCATGCGCGCGTCATCGCCCACGGCCTGCGAGTTCGCGATGGCGGCCGAGGCCAACGGATGCAGGCCGGAGAGCGCGCGCCGCACGAGCGGACGCTCACCGAGGAAGTCGTGCACGTGCCACACGCGTGGAACCGGCAGCCCGGTGGTGGCCGCGCTCAGCAGGTGGGTCTTGATGCCATTGGAGTGCAGCAGGTCCGGCGCCGCGTCACGCACCGCACGCCGCAGGTCGAGGCCGTAGCGGGTCAGCAGCAGGGGCGTGGGGGCAAGCTCTCGCGCGAAGCGAAAGAGGCCCGCGCGGCCCTGTTCCCGCAGCCCGCTGTCCCCGAGCGCGGACAGGCGGTCGGGCAGGGCGAGCACGCGGGCCTCCACACCGAGCCCTCGGGCCGTCTCCACCAGGGGCCCGTCCGTGCCCGCGATGAGGTGCAGCGACAGCCCGGGGTCC
This DNA window, taken from Corallococcus coralloides DSM 2259, encodes the following:
- a CDS encoding O-antigen ligase family protein, producing MSGASPRPQLRGPGVLHQRYVRRAPEPVAQVVPAPAASPGLLGSGGVVVAFIAMLFVCQLALLVEALAPARVIFRILSFGTSLALLVLVKGPRLKHPAMPFLLASAGLTALNFFHPGTNTPLAAAAQLGIQISVFAPLFWASRLRIDAKLFGRVVLLLFLFNMASASLGILQVTFPGRFQPALSAMVESQGEGYVRSLQFETASGARVFRPMGLTDVPGGAATGAFYSVLLGGAFLLSRQGMSRKVLGAAGIGIGLICLYLGQVRVAAVTLIVCMAAMALVLTVSGRWVRLVALAAVVGGFAVVAFGWAVAVGGDAVLTRWSTLTASDPSQVYHSNRGRFLDETFDQVLPEFPLGAGLGRYGMANAYFGDNLDRESPPLWAEIQWTAWAYDGGWLGLVCYPLALLATLWWGFQVARRRDESAGEFWLWGSLLFAYDLGAIAQTFSYQFFMSQMGMEFWLLNAAFFSAYWNRNAALHPHRR
- a CDS encoding glycosyltransferase family 4 protein → MHGSRASHRDGSAEGGGGSSRASGGAPLRVLHVSSGNLYGGVETLLRTLALASADRTGGAVHAFALCFEGRIAEELRAAGAPLTLLGPAKVSRPWRVWEARRSLMALLQREAFDAVVCHAAWPQAIFGPVVRTAGVPLIFFQHDALSGSHWVERWARVTSPDLALCNSRYTASTLPSVYPRTPWRVLHPPVRDGGPGLMASERTSLRGELGADAADVVIVHASRMQEWKGQRLLLEALGRLRQVPRWKAWFAGGAQRPEEVAYEEGLKAQAVALGLGDRVRFLGQRSDVPRLLRAAEVHCQPNTGPEPFGLAFVEALYAGLPVVTTALGGPLEIVDASCGVLVPPTPDALAQALRGLIEDEAARRKLGSGGPARAKALSAPDAFLSALEDAVRSVARESVA
- a CDS encoding glycosyltransferase family 4 protein, with amino-acid sequence MMRPRKLVTVSHSYVVTLNRRLANEMARVGAGRWDVTAVAPKSFHGDLSPLVLQRDPHEAVNLEGVPAYFSRSLHGFVYGPEVHAHLSRGADLVHLWEEPYVLSGLEVAMMTPAHVPLVFCTFQNLTKRYPPPFAQAERFVVRRAAGWIAWGQTVHDNLLARPGYEQRPSRFIPVGVDVEHFRPDPEAGRAFRERLGWTSEGPPVVGYLGRFVPEKGLRLLMDALDRMATPWRALFVGGGPLEVDLRAWAARHGDRVRIITGVKHAEVPRALNAMDVLCAPSQTTPAWKEQFGRMLAEAFACGVPVFASDSGEIPHTVGDAGRILPEAYGGAWITALEELLESPAQRQELSARGRERAVSRFAWPVVAKAHLDFFEQVLERGA
- a CDS encoding GumC family protein; translated protein: MEGTVLDPAGGAPGATSASVMHRLRGVWRRRWVMLGVALAVTALTAAWTLRQPRIYAASTSLIIDVTAPRILDGEVKEVMGEERSNYWFNKEYYATQSEIITSRAVASRVVDRLGLSKDASFLGLPANQDPEERAKALEDADAVGLLRSRIQVVPGKDSRVMNIGVEDVDPARAALLSNEVAAAYMAENLALKLRTTEEARTWLEGRLDELGRQSKAGEMAVYDLKKDADMLSTSLESRLSIVSERINSYNLKLTEVRTRIAAQQARVDAIHRLRKDAGNDETWAEAVPGAKDGPIQDLKSRYGEQKAACAELTERYLPEHPKLLECNRKLDVVRADLLKSLTNVVRSAETQLAEAQGEEKNLNKLLDETKAEAFQVNKKAIEYGRLQRESDNNQRLYELVLKRLKDIELSGLLRTSNVRVLDPARPELLPVRPHTRRNLMVGWVMGLLLGLGVALFLEMLENTVGSQADVEDVLGLAFLGVVPRMEATKAPGDRDLYVHRAPRSAVAECCRAVRTNLLFMSPDHPCKTLVVTSSGPQEGKSTTCINLGVAMAQSGNRVLLLDTDMRRPRLHRAFGVPNDLGISSLVVGEGSLDKAVKSTEVPNLFVLPCGPLPPNPAELLHTRAFKELLRAAGEKFDRIILDSPPLNAVVDAAVLATQADGVVMVLKAGRTDRSAAKRALRSLADVQARMFGAILNDVDLRQPRYGDTYLGYQGYGPTQDEPKGGVAPS
- a CDS encoding bifunctional glycosyltransferase/class I SAM-dependent methyltransferase gives rise to the protein MVPALSVVLPFNPATAAAAARFAHALSGQAQVVLAGEGPVDVTPGPNVHVLAAQGGKGAAIRAALPHVTGAHTVLQDPDAAYSPDTYDALVQPLRDDTADGVFGRRSGMSPEMVAERALGGITRFVTDVALTDPLTGLRAFRTEALRSIQLTSDDDAVDAELVVKLAAQLFRLTEVSLPPLQAVPRRPASAHLARLRTLVRYATVRDDADNQHEGYSSLERMDGATHYNQWLGRRFREHMGRRVLEIGAGIGTITRELEAGAEHLVALEVERFYVDRLKNMFRGKPHVRPYLSDVALADWEALKAENLDTIVLSNVMEHIPDDASAVRRFRQILQPDGRVLILVPALPQLFGAIDEAVGHYRRYTPESLRAVLQENGFRVDTLEWMNLVGLPGWFVNSRLLRRRAVPKLQLKLYDTLAPLIAQAEQQVRLPVGMSLFAVARAV
- a CDS encoding glycosyltransferase family 4 protein codes for the protein MDRANLALADWLARQGGPVRLVAHRVEDSLLRYPNVHFVRVPKPANAYLLGEPLLDAVGRLWAARTLAQGGQVVANGGNCEVAAANWVHYVHAAHAPEPAGSPLRRLKGHVSHRMHLRSEQRALRRARIILANSERTRQDLLAATGVEASRVHVVYLGGDPTRFPSTTPVLRREARASLGWPQDRRVALFVGALGDRRKGFDTLFHAWARLCARREWDVDLCVVGTGAQRESWERAAREQGLGERIRFLGFRDDVPRLMAAADLLVSPTRYESYGLGVHEALCVGIPALVSRSAGVAERFPSSLQGLLLDDPEDSGELVRRLDEWRSRGGDWMPAVAALSSELRAWTWDAMAAAVVARLEA
- a CDS encoding glycosyltransferase, with the translated sequence MEAHLRTLARAQASLGAQVEVLCANHSVDGTGTSHEFHGRSPTREEWDGPVRVVRLGRLASVARMDVMPSLPFMLRRALARGVDVVHLHVPNPSMVLALDAVPRLPAVVVTHQSDIIRQKVAGALFRPFEWMLYSRAARLLATSDAYVRGSSLLSTFKSKVRVLPLGIELESYLRPPSAEAREAQARWTAEAAGGPLWLMVGRLVYYKGLFTALEALVHAPGRLVIVGEGPLAEEGRARAKALGIEDRVTWAGYLSPEALTGAYRAATALWFPSNARSEAYGLSQVEALASGLPVLNTAVPDSGVAWVSLHERTGLTVPVGDARALAAAARRLVEEPGLRERLSRGALERARAEFAHDVMASRSLDLYAEALGRQPVAEERSDASVQHVAGGR